Within the Photobacterium swingsii genome, the region CAAATCGCGCAAGGTCAAAAAGTTCCTGTGCTCTACTGGCTATCAGGCTTAACCTGTACCGATGAAAACTTCATGCAAAAAGCAGGTGCACAGCGCTTAGCTGCCGAGTTAGGTATGGCAATTGTGGCTCCAGATACCAGCCCTCGTGGTGAAGATGTGCCAGATGATGCAGAAGGTAGCTACGACTTCGGCTTAGGTGCGGGCTTTTATGTCAACGCAACGGAGGCACCATGGCATCGCCATTACCGCATGTATGACTACGTGGTGTCTGAACTGCCTGCACTGATTGAAGCTAATTTCCCAGTGACAAGTCAACGTGCAATCAGTGGTCACTCTATGGGTGGACACGGTGCGCTAACGATTGGACTAAAGAACCCTGAGCGTTACCGTTCAATCTCGGCGTTCAGCCCTATCACGAACCCGATTAACTGCCCTTGGGGACAAAAAGCCTTTACTGGTTACTTGGGTACAAACCAAGACGATTGGGCACAATACGATACCACAGAGCTAATGAAGACAAGCCAAGTACACCTACCCGCTTTGGTCGATCAAGGTACGCAAGACAACTTCTTAGCCGAGCAATTAAAGCCACAAGCTTTATTAGATGCCGCAGAGCAAGTGGGCTACCCACTAGAGCTTCGTATGCAAGAAGGTTTTGATCACAGCTATTACTTCATCTCAAGTTTTATCGATGATCACCTACGCTTCCACGCGAAACACCTAGGTTTATAACAACCAAGCGCTATAAAAAACAACAAAGCCCAGACTCATTAATAATGAGCTGGGCTTTGTCTTATTCAGTGCAGCCTATTAATCATACACTGTCAGTTCCTGATCTTTTGGAGCATGACCTTTTCGCATGCTCTATCGCTTAGAAACCTAATGGAATCTCAAACGCAAAGAAACAAACCAACACAGTTGTCCATACTGATAAGAACGCCAGCGAGTACGGCACCATCATCGCAATCACATCACCAAAAGATAGCTCTGGCTTGTACTTACGCATAAAGGCAAGAATAACACCTGCGTAGCTCATCATAGGGGTGATGATATTGGTTGATGAATCTGCAATACGGTATGCCGCAGCCACCAAATCTGGCGTCATATTCGGGTTCACTTGGTACAGCATAGGTACAAAGATAGGGCCAAGCAGCATCCACTTCGAGGTTAAGCCACCGACAAACAGGTTAATTAACGCGGTAGTTAGGACAAAGCCAATGATCAACGCAATTGGGTAATTTTGCAGATGCATAGACTCAAGCAGCGTTGCACCTAAGTAAGTAATATAAGTCCCTAGGCCAGAGTAACTCAGTAGCGCCAAGAAGTTATAACAAAAGAAAGTTAAAACTAAGATATAACCCATGGTATTCATTTGGGTCACCATGGCTTTTACAACATCTTGTACCTTCTTAAATTTGCCGGTTGCGTAACCAAAACTGATACCGACAATCGCAAAGACCATAGCAATCAATAAAATCACGTTATCAAGATAAGGTGTGACTTCGCGTCCCGCCTCATTGGTGTAGGTCGCTAGTGGACCAACCGCCAGGCCATATACCGCAAGCAGAGCTGCAATCAGACCTAAGCCCGCCCAACGTAGACCTTTTTGTTCTTTATCACTAACTTGGAAGTCATCCAAGTTCATGTCTTCAGGGATCACGTAAGACATTTTTTCTAAACGTGGGGCAACAAAACGCTTGGTAACCCAAGCACCTAAACCCGCCAGCAAGAAAGTCGAAACGAAAATGAAGAAGTAATGCATAGTCGCAGGGTTAAGCGCTTCCCCTTTTGCTGTCTCAAAAGGTACGCCTTGCGCTTCAGCGAAAATGCGAGCATTGGCGCCCAGTACAACATCCACAGGGGTTGCTGGGATCAAGTTGGCACTGAAACCTGCCGATACACCGGCAAACGCTGCCGCCATACCAATTAATGGGTTTTTACCTAAACCGGCATACAATAAACCCGCTAGAGGGATCAGTACTAAGTAACCCGCGTCCGTTGCAATCGAACTCATGATACCCAGGAATACAACCAATAACGGTAACCAGCGATCGCTAATGCTTAAACCGACTTTCTTAATCACCGCAGTCAATAAGCCTGAGTTTTCAGCAATACCGACACCTAGCATGACGATCAGGATAATTCCCAATACCCCATGGCCAAATGACAGCCAGTTTTTCAACAAAGCGTTATCAAAGATCCAGCGAACGTTTTCAGTCGCTAACATGTTCTTTAAAGTGTAATCGACCGCTTCACCACCTGCACCTACCGTTTGGAAGGTCAGGCCGCCAATTGCCGCCGTTAAGAAAAGGGAAAATGTAAAAAGAAACATGAAAATAATAATTGGATCCGGGATCTTTTTACCCGCTCGTTCAATAAATCCAATGATTCCCGACTGCCTCGGAGGGGGGCTAAACGCTTCACTCATTATCGTACTTCCTATTTTATCGATCGAGTTATATATGATGTTGTGGAAAACACCCTAGCAAAGCCACTTTATAGAGTAAAACACGGCTAAATGACCTTTCTTAGCTTTAATATCCATAACAACAAGTATCAGAAGGTAATAGCGCCACAGCACAAGAAGGGATCAGACCATTTCACTAATTAATTACAATCAATTAGCATTATAATCTTTAGCATATAATTTCAGTTTTTTTACAATTATCGATATATGATATAAATTTAACCCAAAACATTAACATAACGACTTTTTTATCATGTACTTACACTCAAACCAGTTATCAACCCCCTACTATTTGCTGCTATTAAATAAGCAACCGCTCACC harbors:
- the fghA gene encoding S-formylglutathione hydrolase, with the protein product MTLENISANKSFGGWHKQYTHRSTALNCDMRFAIFLPPQIAQGQKVPVLYWLSGLTCTDENFMQKAGAQRLAAELGMAIVAPDTSPRGEDVPDDAEGSYDFGLGAGFYVNATEAPWHRHYRMYDYVVSELPALIEANFPVTSQRAISGHSMGGHGALTIGLKNPERYRSISAFSPITNPINCPWGQKAFTGYLGTNQDDWAQYDTTELMKTSQVHLPALVDQGTQDNFLAEQLKPQALLDAAEQVGYPLELRMQEGFDHSYYFISSFIDDHLRFHAKHLGL
- a CDS encoding AbgT family transporter, with amino-acid sequence MSEAFSPPPRQSGIIGFIERAGKKIPDPIIIFMFLFTFSLFLTAAIGGLTFQTVGAGGEAVDYTLKNMLATENVRWIFDNALLKNWLSFGHGVLGIILIVMLGVGIAENSGLLTAVIKKVGLSISDRWLPLLVVFLGIMSSIATDAGYLVLIPLAGLLYAGLGKNPLIGMAAAFAGVSAGFSANLIPATPVDVVLGANARIFAEAQGVPFETAKGEALNPATMHYFFIFVSTFLLAGLGAWVTKRFVAPRLEKMSYVIPEDMNLDDFQVSDKEQKGLRWAGLGLIAALLAVYGLAVGPLATYTNEAGREVTPYLDNVILLIAMVFAIVGISFGYATGKFKKVQDVVKAMVTQMNTMGYILVLTFFCYNFLALLSYSGLGTYITYLGATLLESMHLQNYPIALIIGFVLTTALINLFVGGLTSKWMLLGPIFVPMLYQVNPNMTPDLVAAAYRIADSSTNIITPMMSYAGVILAFMRKYKPELSFGDVIAMMVPYSLAFLSVWTTVLVCFFAFEIPLGF